DNA from Streptomyces rishiriensis:
CGGGACAATGGAGTACGTGACTCGGATCGTGATCATCGGTGGCGGACCCGGCGGCTATGAGGCGGCGCTGGTTGCCGCGCAGCTCGGCGCGGAGGTGACCGTCGTCGACTGCGACGGTCTGGGCGGAGCGTCGGTGCTGACCGACTGCGTGCCGTCGAAGACCCTGATCGCCACGGCCGAGGTGATGACCACCTTCGACTCCTCGTACGAGGAACTGGGGATCATCGTCGCCGACGACACGCCGCCGCTGGAGCAGGCCGCCCGGGTCGTCGGCGTGGACCTCGGCAAGGTCAACCGCCGGGTGAAGCGGCTCGCGCTCGCCCAGTCGCACGACATCACCGCCTCCGTCACCCGGGCCGGCGCGCGCGTGCTGCGCGGCCGGGGCCGGCTGGCGGGCATGCAGTCCCTCGACGGCTCGCGCAAGGTCGTCGTCAGCGCCGCCGACGGCACCGAGGAGACCCTCACCGCCGACGCCGTGCTGCTCGCCACCGGCGCCCACCCGCGCGAGCTGCCGGACGCCCAGCCCGACGGCGAGCGCATCCTGAACTGGACCCAGGTCTACGACCTCGGCGAGCTCCCCGAGGAACTCATCGTGGTCGGCTCGGGTGTGACCGGCGCGGAGTTCGCCGGCGCCTACCAGGCCCTCGGCTCCAAGGTCACCCTCGTGTCCTCGCGCGAGCGCGTGCTGCCCGGCGAGGACCCGGACGCCGCCGCCGTCCTCGAGGACGTCTTCCGGCGCCGTGGCATGAACGTCATGGCCCGCTCGCGCGCCGAGTCCGCCAAGCGGGTCGGCGACCGGGTCGAGGTCACCCTGTCCGACGGCCGGGTCATCACCGGTTCGCACTGCCTCATGGCGGTCGGCGCCATTCCCAACAGCGAGGGGATGGGCCTGGAGGAGGCGGGCGTCAAGGTCCGCGAGTCGGGTCACATCTGGACCGACAAGGTCTCCCGGACCACCGCCCCCGGCGTGTACGCGGCCGGCGACGTGACCGGGGTCTTCGCCCTGGCCTCGGTCGCCGCCATGCAGGGCCGCATCGCCATGTACCACTTCCTCGGCGACGCGGTGGCCCCGCTCAACCTGAAGACCGTCTCCTCGAACGTCTTCACCGACCCCGAGATCGCCACCGTCGGCTACAGCCAGGCCGACGTGGACGGCGGCAAGATCGACGCCCGGGTCGTCAAGCTGCCGCTGCTGCGCAACCCGCGCGCCAAGATGCAGGGCATCCGCGACGGCTTCGTCAAGATCTTCTGCCGCCCGGGCACCGGGATCGTCGTCGGCGGTGTGGTCGTGGCGCCGCGCGCCTCGGAACTCATCCATCCGATCTCGATCGCCGTCGACAACAACCTGACGGTCGAACAGATCGCGAACGCGTTCACCGTGTACCCGTCTCTTTCCGGGTCGATCGCGGAGGTGGCGCGACAGCTGCACACCCGGAAGACGGCGGGCGACGCCTGACGACCGGTTTCGACTCCCCGCTGGTCACGGGGAGTTGACGGCGGGTCGTCGCCGGGTTGCCGGACGTGCGGGAGGCATAGGCGCCGGAACTGGGCCCTATACCACTCCCCGTCCCCCTGTGCGAACAACTTCTACTATTCGGCGCAAAGAGCTGAAAGCAGACGGTCGTCCGCGTTACTGTCAGTTTCGTGTTCGCTGCAGAACGTCGCCAATTGATCCTCGAAATGGTGCGAGCGAACGGGGCCGTGTCGCTCCGTGAACTCGCCCGCGTCGTCCAGACCTCCGAAGTGACCGTACGGCGGGACGTGCGCGCACTGGAGGCAGAAGGACTCCTCGACCGCCGGCACGGCGGTGCGGTATTGCCGGGCGGGTTCACGCGAGAATCCGGCTTTCCGCAGAAATCCCATCTCGCGACCGCCGAAAAGACCGCCATCGCGGACCTCGCCGCCAACTTCGTCGAAGAGGGCGAAGCCATCGTGGTCGGGGCGGGCACCACCACACAGGAGCTGGCCCGCCGGCTCGCCCGGGTGCCCGGTCTGACCGTCGTCACCAACTCCCTGCTCGTCGCCCAGGCGTTGGCCCATGCCAACCGGGTCGAGGTCGTGATGACCGGCGGCACCCTGCGCGGCTCCAACTACGCCCTCGTGGGGAGCGGCGCCGAGCAGTCCCTCCAGGGACTCAGGGTGTCGCGGGCCTTCATCTCCGGGAGCGGACTGACCGCGGAGCGCGGGCTGTCCACGTCCAACATGCTGTCGGCGTCCGTGGACCGGGCGCTGGTGCAGGCGGCCGCCGAGGTCGTCGTCCTCGCCGATCACACCAAGCTCGGCACGGACACGATGTTCCAGACCGTGCCGACGGACGTCATCACCCGGCTGGTGACCGACGAGCCGCCCGCGCACGACGACCGTGCGGGCACCGAGCTCCAGGCTCTGGCGGATCAGGGGGTGCAGATCGCCGTGGCCGGGGCGTCGGGGAGCCCGGGGGGTGATGCGGTCCCGGCGCGCCATCAGCAGCAGCGTCGGGACGTGCCGCTGCCGGCACCGCGCCGGGGGCAGGTGCCGGGCGCTGCCGCGGGATTGCGGGCGGCTTCGATGATGGGCGAGCAGTCCGCCGGCGCGGAGCGTGCGCGGGTCGCGGATCTGCGTCGTCGTTGACCTCGGGCGCGTCGTCGGTGCCGGGTGACCGGGGGTCCCGCCCCCGGACCCCCGTTCGGCCCTGAACTGACCTCGCCCTCGGACTCCCGGAGAGGGGGCGCCCGGACGGGCCGGGTGGCGCGGGCGGGTCGGATGGTTCCGGCGCACCCGCAGGCCGGCAGAGGCTCTGAACGCGGCGAGGCGCCCGGGGGCCGGGCGCCTCGACACGGGTGACTGCCGGGGTCAGTCCTTGATCTCGCAGATCGCGGCGCCCGAGGTGATGGACGCGCCGATCTCCGCGGCCAGGCCCTTCACGGTGCCGGAGCGGTGCGCGTTCAGCGGCTGTTCCATCTTCATGGCTTCGAGGACGACGATCAGGTCGCCCTCCTTGACCTCCTGGCCTTCCTCGACGGCCACCTTGACGATGGTGCCCTGCATCGGGGAGGCGAGGGTGTCGCCGGAGGCCATGGGGCCGGACTTCTTCGCCGCGCGGCGCTTGGGCTTGGCGCCCGCCGCGAGGCCCGTGCGGGCCAGGCTCATGCCGAGCGAGGACGGGAGGGAGACCTCCAGGCGCTTGCCGCCGACCTCGACGACGATCGTCTCGCGGTCGGTGTCGTCCTCGGCCTCGCTGTCGGCCTGGGCCGAGAACGCGGGGATCTCGTTGACGAACTCGGTCTCGATCCAGCGCGTGTGGACCGTGAACGGGTCCTGGCTGCCGGTGAGCTCGGGTGCGAACGCCGGGTCCGCGACCACCGCACGGTGGAACGGGATGGCGGTGGCCATGCCCTCGACCTGGAACTCCGCCAGGGCGCGGGCCGCCCGCTGGAGCGCCTGCTCACGGGTGGCGCCGGTGACGATCAGCTTGGCGAGGAGCGAGTCCCACGCCGGGCCGATCACGCTGCCGGACTCGACGCCCGCGTCCAGGCGCACACCCGGACCGGACGGCGCGGCGAACGTGGTGACCGTGCCCGGGGCCGGCAGGAAGCCCCGGCCCGGGTCCTCGCCGTTGATACGGAACTCGAAGGAGTGACC
Protein-coding regions in this window:
- a CDS encoding NAD(P)H-quinone dehydrogenase; the encoded protein is MEYVTRIVIIGGGPGGYEAALVAAQLGAEVTVVDCDGLGGASVLTDCVPSKTLIATAEVMTTFDSSYEELGIIVADDTPPLEQAARVVGVDLGKVNRRVKRLALAQSHDITASVTRAGARVLRGRGRLAGMQSLDGSRKVVVSAADGTEETLTADAVLLATGAHPRELPDAQPDGERILNWTQVYDLGELPEELIVVGSGVTGAEFAGAYQALGSKVTLVSSRERVLPGEDPDAAAVLEDVFRRRGMNVMARSRAESAKRVGDRVEVTLSDGRVITGSHCLMAVGAIPNSEGMGLEEAGVKVRESGHIWTDKVSRTTAPGVYAAGDVTGVFALASVAAMQGRIAMYHFLGDAVAPLNLKTVSSNVFTDPEIATVGYSQADVDGGKIDARVVKLPLLRNPRAKMQGIRDGFVKIFCRPGTGIVVGGVVVAPRASELIHPISIAVDNNLTVEQIANAFTVYPSLSGSIAEVARQLHTRKTAGDA
- a CDS encoding DeoR/GlpR family DNA-binding transcription regulator, translated to MFAAERRQLILEMVRANGAVSLRELARVVQTSEVTVRRDVRALEAEGLLDRRHGGAVLPGGFTRESGFPQKSHLATAEKTAIADLAANFVEEGEAIVVGAGTTTQELARRLARVPGLTVVTNSLLVAQALAHANRVEVVMTGGTLRGSNYALVGSGAEQSLQGLRVSRAFISGSGLTAERGLSTSNMLSASVDRALVQAAAEVVVLADHTKLGTDTMFQTVPTDVITRLVTDEPPAHDDRAGTELQALADQGVQIAVAGASGSPGGDAVPARHQQQRRDVPLPAPRRGQVPGAAAGLRAASMMGEQSAGAERARVADLRRR